A stretch of Malus sylvestris chromosome 11, drMalSylv7.2, whole genome shotgun sequence DNA encodes these proteins:
- the LOC126589224 gene encoding 26S proteasome regulatory subunit 6B homolog encodes MAGSAMVLDPKPLPEPPASIPSIRSDLQRYTEQSQASDEDDLYSRLKSYQRQLEFIDIQEEYVKDELKNLKRELLRAQEEVKRIQSVPLVIGQFMEMVDQNNGIVGSTTGSNYYVRILSTINRELLKPSASVALHRHSNALVDVLPPEADSSISLLSQSEKPDVTYSDIGGCDIQKQEIREAVELPLTHHELYKQIGIDPPRGVLLYGPPGTGKTMLAKAVANHTTAAFIRVVGSEFVQKYLGEGPRMVRDVFRLAKENAPAIIFIDEVDAIATARFDAQTGADREVQRILMELLNQMDGFDQTVNVKVIMATNRADTLDPALLRPGRLDRKIEFPLPDRRQKRLVFQVCTAKMNLSDEVDLEDYVSRPDKISAAEISAICQEAGMHAVRKNRYVILPKDFEKGYQTNVKKPDTDFEFYK; translated from the exons ATGGCAGGGTCAGCCATGGTGTTGGATCCTAAGCCCTTGCCGGAGCCACCGGCATCGATCCCCTCCATAAGATCCGACCTCCAGCGCTACACCGAGCAGAGCCAGGCCTCCGATGAGGACGATCTCTACAGCCGCCTCAAGTCCTACCAGAGGCAGCTCGAGTTCATCGACATCCAGGAGGAGTACGTCAAGGACGAGCTGAAGAATCTGAAGCGCGAGCTCCTCCGCGCCCAGGAGGAGGTCAAGAGGATCCAATCGGTGCCGCTCGTCATCGGGCAGTTCATGGAGATGGTCGATCAGAATAACGGGATCGTGGGCTCAACCACTGGGTCCAATTACTACGTTAGGATTCTCAGCACCATCAATCGGGAGCTCCTAAAGCCTTCCGCTTCCGTCGCCTTGCACCGCCACTCCAATGCCCTCGTCGATGTTCTGCCTCCGGAGGCCGACTCGAGTATTTCCCTCCTCAGCCAGTCGGAGAAGCCCGACGTCACGTACTCT GATATTGGAGGATGTGACATTCAGAAGCAAGAAATTCGGGAAGCAGTAGAACTGCCACTTACTCATCATGAGTTATACAAACAGATTGGAATAGATCCCCCACGTGGTGTATTACTCTATGGTCCACCTGGAACTGGTAAAACCATGTTAGCAAAGGCTGTTGCTAATCATACTACTGCTGCCTTCATCAGAGTTGTTGGTTCAGAATTTGTTCAGAAGTATTTGGGAGAG GGTCCACGGATGGTTCGTGATGTTTTCCGTCTTGCCAAGGAGAATGCTCCTGCCATCATCTTTATTGATGAGGTGGATGCTATTGCTACTGCAAGGTTTGATGCTCAAACTGGAGCTGACAGAGAAGTTCAGCGAATCCTTATGGAGCTCCTTAATCAG ATGGATGGGTTTGACCAGACAGTGAATGTTAAGGTTATTATGGCTACTAACCGAGCAGACACCTTGGATCCTGCACTTCTGCGTCCTGGAAGGCTTGATCGAAAGATTGAGTTTCCTTTGCCCGATAGGAGGCAGAAAAGACTTGTTTTCCAG GTTTGCACTGCTAAAATGAACTTGAGTGATGAGGTAGACTTGGAAGATTATGTCTCTCGGCCAGACAAAATTAGTGCTGCTGAG ATTTCTGCTATATGTCAAGAAGCAGGAATGCACGCAGTTAGGAAGAACCGGTATGTCATACTCCCAAAGGACTTTGAGAAGGGTTACCAAACCAACGTGAAGAAGCCTGACACTGACTTTGAATTCTACAAATGA